In the Elioraea tepida genome, one interval contains:
- the glgX gene encoding glycogen debranching protein GlgX, which yields MTRLPDRLEPGAPYPLGARWDGLGVNFALFSDHATRVVLCLFDAEGRRELARLDLPERTDGVWHGYLRGAGPGLVYGFRVHGPYDPRAGHRFNPAKLLLDPYAQALVGTLKHGDALFGHRAGAGGEHIPDRRDSAPLMPKAMVVAFPEPEAPPLPRTPWRDTLIYEAHLRGLTIRHPAVPEAERGTFAALAHPAVVEHLHRIGVTAVELLPVHAFADEPFLAQKGLSNYWGYNTLAFFAPHPRYLATGSVEEARSAIRAMHAAGIEVILDVVYNHTAEGGEEGPTLSFRGIDNASYYRLVPEDRRRCINDTGTGNTLDLSHPRVIQLVMDSLRHWATVYGVDGFRFDLSTVLGREQHGFDAGAGFFDALRQDPVLATRKLIAEPWDVGPGGYQLGNHPPGFAEWNDRFRDTVRLFWRGDEGMRPAMAARLAGSADLFDRGGRRAWASVNYVTSHDGFTLRDLVSYARKHNEANGEDNRDGHNDNHSCNWGAEGETRSAPIQARRLAVARAMLATVFVAIGTPMLAMGDEAWRTQGGNNNAYCQDNETSWFDWDLAGSETGAGMTRFVARLAALRRAHPVLRSDRFLHGTLVAPGLPDIAWFDPDGTTLSPERWHDRSARAFALQLAGPDGAGAIDVLRVLMNPGNAPVTFHLPEPFAIALDTADPDAAPAPPCVEVPVAAHALVIATRKHPAP from the coding sequence ATGACGCGTCTGCCCGACCGTCTCGAGCCAGGCGCTCCCTATCCGCTCGGGGCGCGCTGGGACGGGCTTGGCGTCAATTTCGCCCTCTTTTCCGACCACGCCACGCGCGTCGTGCTCTGCCTGTTCGATGCCGAGGGCAGGCGCGAGCTCGCGCGACTTGATCTGCCCGAGCGGACCGACGGCGTGTGGCACGGCTACCTCCGCGGCGCGGGGCCCGGGCTCGTCTACGGGTTCCGCGTGCACGGCCCCTACGACCCGCGTGCCGGGCACCGGTTCAACCCGGCGAAGCTCCTGCTCGACCCCTATGCGCAGGCGCTGGTTGGAACGCTCAAGCACGGCGATGCGCTCTTTGGCCACCGCGCGGGTGCGGGCGGCGAGCACATCCCCGACCGCCGCGACAGCGCGCCGCTCATGCCGAAAGCGATGGTCGTCGCCTTCCCCGAGCCCGAGGCGCCGCCTCTGCCCCGCACGCCGTGGCGCGACACGCTGATCTACGAGGCGCATCTGCGCGGGCTGACGATTCGCCACCCTGCCGTTCCGGAAGCCGAACGCGGGACCTTCGCCGCCCTCGCCCACCCGGCCGTCGTCGAGCACCTGCACCGGATCGGCGTAACCGCCGTCGAGCTCCTCCCCGTTCACGCCTTCGCCGACGAACCGTTCCTTGCGCAGAAGGGATTGTCCAACTACTGGGGCTACAACACGCTTGCCTTCTTCGCGCCGCACCCGCGCTATCTCGCGACCGGCTCGGTCGAGGAGGCGCGCAGCGCCATCCGCGCGATGCACGCCGCCGGCATCGAGGTCATCCTCGACGTCGTCTACAACCACACCGCGGAAGGCGGCGAGGAGGGCCCGACCCTCTCCTTTCGCGGCATCGACAACGCGAGCTACTACCGCCTCGTGCCGGAGGACAGGCGGCGCTGCATCAACGACACCGGCACCGGCAACACGCTCGACCTCTCGCACCCGCGGGTGATCCAGCTCGTCATGGACAGTCTCCGCCACTGGGCGACCGTCTATGGCGTCGACGGCTTCCGCTTCGACCTCTCGACCGTGCTCGGGCGCGAGCAGCACGGCTTCGATGCCGGCGCGGGCTTCTTCGACGCGCTGCGGCAGGACCCGGTTCTCGCCACGCGCAAGCTGATCGCCGAGCCCTGGGACGTCGGCCCCGGAGGCTACCAGCTCGGCAACCATCCGCCCGGCTTCGCCGAGTGGAACGACCGGTTCCGCGACACCGTGCGCCTGTTCTGGCGCGGCGACGAGGGGATGCGGCCGGCGATGGCCGCGCGTCTTGCTGGCTCGGCCGATCTGTTCGACCGCGGCGGTCGCCGCGCCTGGGCGAGCGTGAACTACGTCACGAGCCATGACGGGTTCACCCTGCGCGACCTCGTCAGTTACGCCCGCAAGCACAACGAGGCGAACGGCGAGGACAACCGCGACGGCCACAACGACAACCACAGCTGCAACTGGGGCGCGGAAGGCGAGACAAGGAGCGCTCCCATCCAGGCGCGTCGCCTGGCGGTCGCACGCGCGATGCTCGCGACCGTCTTCGTCGCCATCGGCACGCCGATGCTCGCGATGGGCGACGAGGCGTGGCGAACCCAGGGCGGAAACAACAACGCCTACTGCCAGGACAACGAGACCTCCTGGTTCGACTGGGACCTCGCCGGATCCGAGACCGGCGCGGGGATGACGCGGTTCGTCGCGCGCCTCGCCGCGCTTCGGCGCGCCCACCCCGTGCTCCGGTCGGACCGTTTCCTTCATGGCACGCTGGTCGCGCCTGGGCTTCCCGACATCGCCTGGTTCGACCCGGACGGCACGACGCTTTCGCCCGAGCGCTGGCATGACCGCTCGGCACGCGCCTTCGCTCTGCAGCTCGCCGGCCCGGACGGGGCGGGCGCGATCGACGTCCTCCGCGTGCTGATGAATCCGGGCAACGCTCCCGTGACCTTCCACCTGCCCGAGCCGTTCGCGATCGCGCTCGACACGGCCGACCCGGATGCGGCGCCCGCGCCGCCCTGCGTCGAGGTCCCCGTCGCGGCGCATGCGCTCGTGATCGCCACGCGCAAGCACCCCGCGCCATGA
- the glgB gene encoding 1,4-alpha-glucan branching protein GlgB, whose protein sequence is MTDEPALAALAAGRHGDPFSLLGPHREEGGWRLRVLVPGARAVSAHAVDGSLLASLAPTPHEGLFEGMIPFRWPYRLRIEWPGGVQDTADPYAFPPLLGPMDLYLFAEGRHRRLGEALGAHVMEVEGVSGTRFAVWAPNARRVSVVGDFNTWDGRRHPMRLRIEAGVWEIFIPDVGPGARYKYEIIGAHGALLPLKADPCAGEAEHPPATASVVPRPLPPHLRTGGPPLAPEVPVTIYEVHAGSWMRREDGGVLGWDALAERLIPYARELGFTHLELLPITEHPFDGSWGYQPIGLFAPTARFGPPEAFRRFVDAAHAAGLGVILDWVPAHFPADAHGLARFDGTALYEHEDPREGFHRDWNTLIYNLGRHEVRGFLIASALTWLRDFGCDGLRVDAVASLLYRDYSRPPGEWIPNIYGGRENLEAIAFFRELNEAVAEHAPWATVIAEESTAWPGVTAPASHGGLGFGFKWNMGWMNDTLAYMAKDPVHRRWHHDRLTFGLLYAFSERFILPLSHDEVVHGKGSLLAKMPGDRWQRFANLRAYLGFMWGHPGKKLLFMGGEFGQPEEWNHAASLPWHLLDDPMHAGMRHWVGDLNAVLRSHPALYRNDTRPEGFAWSVVDDRDQSIFAFLRFGAAADAPVLVVSNFTPVPRHGYRVGVPRGGVWTERLNSDSALYGGSNLGNGGAVTAEDVPMHGHGQSLVLTLPPLATLFLVGPR, encoded by the coding sequence GTGACTGACGAGCCCGCGCTCGCCGCCCTCGCCGCCGGGCGGCACGGCGATCCCTTCTCGCTGCTCGGGCCCCATCGGGAGGAAGGCGGCTGGCGGCTGAGGGTGCTCGTTCCGGGCGCGCGCGCCGTCTCCGCCCATGCGGTCGACGGCAGCCTGCTCGCGTCGCTCGCGCCGACGCCGCACGAAGGCCTGTTCGAGGGCATGATCCCCTTCCGCTGGCCATACCGGCTGCGAATCGAGTGGCCGGGGGGCGTGCAGGACACGGCCGATCCCTACGCCTTCCCGCCCCTGCTCGGGCCGATGGACCTCTACCTCTTCGCCGAAGGAAGGCATCGCCGGCTCGGCGAGGCGCTCGGGGCGCATGTCATGGAGGTCGAGGGGGTCTCCGGCACGCGCTTCGCCGTCTGGGCGCCGAACGCGCGCCGCGTCTCGGTGGTGGGCGACTTCAACACCTGGGACGGGAGGCGGCATCCGATGCGGCTTCGCATCGAGGCGGGCGTGTGGGAGATCTTCATCCCCGATGTCGGCCCAGGCGCGCGCTACAAGTACGAGATCATCGGCGCCCACGGCGCGCTCCTGCCGCTCAAGGCCGATCCCTGCGCCGGCGAGGCGGAGCATCCCCCGGCCACTGCCTCCGTGGTGCCGAGGCCGCTTCCCCCTCATCTGCGCACGGGCGGGCCGCCGCTCGCGCCGGAAGTGCCCGTGACCATCTACGAGGTGCATGCTGGGTCGTGGATGCGGCGCGAGGACGGCGGCGTGCTCGGGTGGGACGCGCTTGCCGAACGTCTCATTCCCTATGCCCGTGAGCTCGGCTTCACACATCTCGAGCTCCTGCCGATCACCGAGCATCCGTTCGACGGCTCCTGGGGCTATCAGCCGATTGGCCTCTTTGCGCCGACGGCCCGGTTCGGCCCGCCGGAGGCGTTCCGACGCTTCGTCGATGCCGCGCATGCGGCGGGCCTCGGCGTGATCCTCGATTGGGTTCCCGCCCATTTCCCGGCCGACGCGCACGGGCTCGCGCGGTTCGACGGCACCGCCCTCTACGAGCACGAGGACCCGCGCGAGGGCTTCCACCGCGACTGGAACACGCTGATCTACAATCTCGGCAGGCACGAGGTCCGCGGTTTCCTGATCGCGTCCGCCCTCACCTGGCTGCGGGACTTCGGCTGCGACGGGTTGCGCGTCGATGCGGTGGCGTCGTTGCTCTATCGTGACTATTCCCGCCCCCCAGGCGAGTGGATCCCGAACATCTATGGGGGCCGCGAGAACCTCGAGGCGATCGCCTTCTTCCGCGAGCTCAACGAGGCGGTGGCCGAGCACGCGCCCTGGGCCACGGTGATCGCCGAGGAGTCGACCGCCTGGCCGGGCGTCACGGCCCCCGCGTCGCACGGCGGGCTCGGCTTCGGCTTCAAGTGGAACATGGGGTGGATGAACGACACCCTCGCCTACATGGCGAAGGACCCGGTGCACCGGCGCTGGCACCACGACAGGCTCACCTTCGGGCTTCTCTACGCCTTCAGCGAACGCTTCATCCTGCCGCTGTCGCACGACGAGGTGGTGCACGGCAAGGGGAGCCTGCTCGCGAAGATGCCGGGTGACCGCTGGCAGCGCTTCGCCAACTTGCGCGCCTATCTCGGCTTCATGTGGGGCCACCCCGGCAAGAAGCTCCTCTTCATGGGCGGGGAGTTCGGCCAGCCCGAGGAGTGGAACCATGCCGCCTCGCTGCCGTGGCACCTGCTCGACGATCCGATGCATGCGGGCATGCGGCACTGGGTCGGTGACCTAAACGCCGTCCTGCGCTCCCATCCGGCGCTCTACCGCAACGACACGCGCCCGGAAGGGTTCGCGTGGTCCGTCGTCGATGACCGCGACCAGAGCATCTTCGCCTTCCTCCGCTTCGGCGCGGCGGCGGACGCTCCCGTTCTCGTGGTGTCGAACTTCACGCCGGTGCCGAGGCACGGCTACCGGGTGGGCGTTCCCCGCGGCGGCGTCTGGACCGAGCGGCTCAACAGCGATTCCGCTCTCTATGGCGGCAGCAATCTCGGCAATGGCGGCGCCGTGACCGCGGAGGATGTGCCGATGCATGGGCACGGGCAATCGCTCGTGCTCACCCTGCCGCCGCTCGCGACGCTGTTCCTCGTGGGGCCGCGATGA
- a CDS encoding thiol-disulfide oxidoreductase DCC family protein yields MDTTRPAATVYYDGACPLCRREIAHYRSRAGAEAIAWVDVSSCPPEALGPGLEREAALARMHVRASDGTLVSGARAFAAIWSALPGFRLLGRLAASRPVAPVAELAYRVFLLLRRAWRRPPRRPGPG; encoded by the coding sequence ATGGACACCACCCGCCCTGCCGCGACCGTGTACTACGACGGCGCCTGCCCGCTCTGCCGGCGCGAGATCGCGCACTATCGAAGCCGCGCAGGGGCGGAGGCGATCGCGTGGGTGGACGTCTCGTCCTGCCCGCCCGAGGCGCTCGGCCCCGGGCTCGAGCGCGAGGCGGCGCTCGCACGGATGCATGTGCGCGCGTCGGATGGAACGCTCGTGAGCGGCGCCCGCGCCTTCGCCGCTATCTGGAGCGCGCTTCCAGGGTTCCGCCTGCTCGGCCGTCTCGCCGCGAGCCGGCCTGTCGCGCCGGTCGCCGAACTCGCCTACCGGGTCTTCCTCCTGCTCCGGCGCGCCTGGCGTCGCCCGCCGCGTCGCCCCGGCCCCGGCTGA
- a CDS encoding demethoxyubiquinone hydroxylase family protein produces the protein MNATTGHAPSPPRVSTPASALPAWLVGELRSDHAGETGAVMIYRGILAVSRDASVRAFSERHKATEQGHLDLLEALLPPGQRSRLLPLWRIAGWLTGAIPALFGPRAVYATIDAVETFVDHHYQAQIDRLDAEGIHPDIRALLEHCRVEEVHHRDEARGLGDAPPGALLRFWSWLVGAGSAAAVSAARRL, from the coding sequence ATGAATGCCACCACCGGCCATGCGCCGAGCCCGCCCCGGGTCAGCACGCCTGCGTCTGCCCTTCCCGCTTGGCTTGTCGGCGAGCTCCGCTCCGACCATGCGGGCGAGACCGGAGCGGTGATGATCTACCGCGGCATCCTCGCCGTCTCGCGCGACGCCTCGGTGCGCGCCTTCAGCGAGCGCCACAAGGCCACCGAGCAGGGCCATCTCGACCTGCTCGAGGCGCTCCTGCCGCCCGGGCAGAGGAGCAGGCTTCTGCCGCTGTGGCGCATCGCCGGCTGGCTCACCGGCGCGATCCCGGCCCTGTTCGGCCCGCGCGCCGTCTATGCGACGATCGACGCGGTCGAGACCTTCGTCGACCACCACTACCAGGCGCAGATCGACCGGCTCGACGCTGAGGGAATCCACCCCGACATCCGCGCCCTGCTCGAGCACTGCCGCGTCGAGGAGGTGCACCATCGCGACGAGGCGCGCGGGCTGGGCGATGCGCCGCCAGGGGCGCTGTTGCGCTTCTGGTCGTGGCTCGTCGGCGCCGGGTCGGCCGCCGCCGTCTCAGCTGCGCGGCGCCTCTAG
- a CDS encoding sulfite exporter TauE/SafE family protein: MLEPWQWAAAVALALVSGTLSGLSGFGAGLMMSAYLLPVLGARIAVPVLAVAMVLTNAGRIWAFRQGLSLRRAVPVLAGVLPGSLAGSGAFAELPGPMADLVVGAFLIVTVPLRRALAGRAVLGHPAVLAGGGAVTGILSGMTTGAGVLLLPLLLGAGFCGPALLATESFVSGAMHLVRCIGYGWAGLLPPDLVLLGLALGAATVPGSRLAALVVARLGPARHTLVLEALVVLVGLVTVAVAIRDLEAPRS; the protein is encoded by the coding sequence ATGCTCGAGCCGTGGCAGTGGGCCGCGGCGGTCGCGCTCGCGCTCGTCTCGGGCACGCTCTCTGGGCTCTCCGGCTTCGGCGCCGGGCTGATGATGTCGGCCTATCTCCTGCCCGTTCTTGGCGCGCGCATCGCCGTGCCGGTGCTCGCGGTGGCGATGGTGCTGACCAATGCCGGCCGGATCTGGGCCTTCCGGCAGGGGCTCTCGCTTCGCCGGGCGGTGCCGGTGCTTGCGGGCGTCCTGCCCGGTTCGCTCGCGGGCTCGGGCGCCTTCGCCGAACTCCCGGGCCCGATGGCCGATCTCGTCGTCGGGGCGTTCCTCATCGTCACCGTGCCGCTTCGGCGCGCTCTCGCCGGCCGTGCCGTTCTGGGCCACCCGGCGGTGCTGGCCGGTGGTGGCGCCGTGACGGGGATCCTCTCGGGGATGACCACGGGTGCGGGCGTGCTGCTCCTGCCGCTCCTGCTCGGGGCGGGCTTCTGTGGCCCTGCTCTGCTCGCGACCGAGTCCTTCGTCTCGGGAGCCATGCATCTCGTGCGCTGCATCGGCTATGGCTGGGCCGGCCTTCTGCCGCCCGATCTCGTCCTGCTCGGCCTCGCCTTGGGTGCGGCGACCGTTCCCGGCTCGCGGCTCGCCGCTCTCGTCGTCGCGCGGCTTGGGCCCGCGCGGCACACGCTCGTGCTCGAGGCGCTCGTCGTTCTCGTCGGGCTCGTGACGGTCGCGGTCGCGATCCGCGATCTAGAGGCGCCGCGCAGCTGA
- the fabG gene encoding 3-oxoacyl-ACP reductase FabG has protein sequence MTRELEGRVALVTGAGRNIGAAIARDLADAGAAVVVNARRNAAEAEAVAAAIRSAGGRAAVALGDVADPEAAAAMVRTALEAFGRLDILVNNAAIRREVAFEEMDFAAWRAVLDVCLDGAFHVTKAALAALKGSGAGTIVNIGGLTGHTGAPHRAHVVTAKAGLAGFTRALAHDLASYGITVNLVVPGMIATARGPGGSATPGAPGHRAGRKTLVGREGTPEEVAAAVRYLCGPGARYVTGQAIHVNGGAFLGG, from the coding sequence ATGACGCGCGAGCTCGAAGGGCGCGTCGCCCTCGTCACCGGAGCGGGCCGGAACATCGGCGCGGCGATCGCGCGCGACCTCGCCGACGCAGGGGCGGCGGTGGTGGTGAACGCGCGCCGGAACGCCGCCGAGGCCGAGGCGGTGGCCGCGGCGATCCGCTCGGCCGGGGGGCGCGCCGCCGTCGCGCTCGGCGACGTGGCCGACCCGGAAGCCGCCGCGGCGATGGTGCGCACCGCTCTCGAGGCCTTCGGCAGGCTCGACATCCTCGTCAACAACGCAGCGATCCGGCGCGAGGTCGCCTTCGAGGAGATGGACTTCGCCGCCTGGCGCGCGGTGCTCGACGTGTGCCTCGACGGCGCCTTCCACGTCACCAAGGCGGCGCTCGCTGCGCTCAAGGGCTCCGGCGCGGGAACGATCGTCAACATCGGCGGGCTCACCGGCCACACGGGGGCGCCGCACCGCGCGCATGTCGTCACCGCCAAGGCGGGGCTTGCGGGCTTCACCCGCGCGCTCGCGCATGACCTCGCGAGCTACGGCATCACCGTCAATCTTGTCGTTCCGGGAATGATCGCCACCGCCCGGGGCCCGGGCGGGTCGGCCACGCCTGGGGCGCCCGGGCATCGCGCCGGGCGGAAGACGCTCGTCGGCCGCGAGGGCACGCCGGAGGAGGTGGCCGCCGCCGTGCGCTATCTCTGCGGCCCCGGTGCGCGCTACGTCACCGGCCAGGCGATCCACGTCAACGGCGGGGCCTTCCTCGGCGGCTGA
- a CDS encoding MmgE/PrpD family protein: MTIAERLAAAAGAARPTEAMRETAERLVLDIAGLCVGARRERYVAAVLDSAEGAGASTVIGHPRALTALDAALVNGTAAHGEDYDDTLEGGPVHAGAVVVRAVLAIAERFGLSGADGFAGIAVGAEATCRLSTVVPKAVRKAGFHPTSVFGAIGAALGAGVALRLPAAALAHALGIAGSFASGIIEYLADGSWTKRVHAGWAAQAGVRAALLARGGFVGPLTVFEGRHGLFNGSAHTTEGDWGALLDGFGERWVAETIAFKPYACGTMIHPYIDCARRLAARGIAPGRIVSITCEMAEGILHRLWEPLALKRAVPNAYAAKFSVPYGIAAGFLLDGAYLDAFTEERVADARLRALAAKVSYVVDPANPYPRAFTGHVRQELDDGAVVEERQPHFRGGASEPLTREELEAKCVANCRHGGWSEDEARAVLSLARSVFDAPRVGLSSRRH; encoded by the coding sequence ATGACGATCGCCGAACGGCTTGCGGCGGCGGCGGGCGCGGCGCGGCCGACGGAGGCGATGCGCGAGACCGCCGAGCGGCTCGTGCTCGACATCGCCGGCCTTTGCGTCGGAGCCCGGCGGGAGCGTTATGTCGCGGCGGTGCTCGACAGCGCCGAGGGCGCAGGCGCTTCGACCGTGATCGGCCACCCCCGCGCTCTCACCGCCCTCGATGCCGCCCTCGTCAACGGCACGGCGGCGCATGGCGAGGACTATGACGACACCCTCGAGGGCGGCCCGGTGCATGCGGGGGCGGTGGTGGTTCGCGCCGTTCTTGCGATTGCGGAACGTTTCGGGCTCTCTGGGGCGGATGGCTTCGCCGGCATCGCCGTCGGCGCGGAGGCGACGTGCCGGCTCTCAACGGTGGTGCCGAAGGCGGTGCGCAAGGCCGGCTTCCACCCGACCTCCGTGTTCGGCGCGATCGGCGCCGCCCTCGGGGCGGGCGTGGCGCTCCGGCTCCCCGCTGCGGCGCTTGCGCACGCGCTCGGCATCGCCGGCTCCTTCGCCTCCGGCATCATCGAGTATCTCGCCGACGGGTCGTGGACGAAGCGCGTCCACGCCGGCTGGGCGGCGCAGGCGGGGGTGCGCGCAGCACTGCTCGCACGCGGCGGCTTCGTCGGGCCGCTCACCGTGTTCGAGGGCAGGCACGGGCTGTTCAACGGCTCCGCGCACACGACCGAGGGAGACTGGGGCGCACTGCTCGACGGCTTCGGCGAGCGCTGGGTTGCCGAGACGATCGCGTTCAAGCCCTATGCCTGCGGCACCATGATCCACCCCTACATCGACTGCGCCCGACGCCTCGCCGCGCGCGGCATCGCCCCGGGGCGGATCGTCTCCATCACCTGCGAGATGGCGGAGGGGATCCTGCACAGGCTGTGGGAGCCGCTCGCGCTCAAGCGTGCGGTGCCGAACGCCTATGCGGCGAAGTTCTCGGTTCCCTACGGCATCGCCGCGGGCTTCCTGCTCGACGGCGCCTATCTCGACGCCTTCACCGAGGAGCGTGTGGCCGATGCGCGGCTGCGTGCGCTCGCGGCCAAGGTGTCCTACGTGGTCGACCCCGCGAACCCCTACCCGCGCGCCTTCACCGGGCATGTGCGGCAAGAGCTCGACGACGGAGCGGTCGTCGAGGAGAGGCAGCCGCATTTCCGCGGCGGCGCCTCCGAGCCGCTCACGCGCGAGGAGCTGGAGGCGAAGTGCGTCGCGAACTGTCGCCACGGCGGCTGGAGCGAGGACGAGGCGCGCGCCGTGCTCTCCCTCGCCCGGTCCGTGTTCGACGCGCCGCGCGTCGGTCTCTCCTCCCGTCGTCACTAA
- a CDS encoding tripartite tricarboxylate transporter permease — protein sequence MTILFAFAGCLWGILGGALPGLSPSIAMALLLPFTYGMEPVPAIVLLASVYVGAEYGGSIRAILIRTPGTNASAAIALDGFEMARQGRGGEALGISLVSGLVGGLFGLAVLVLATEPLARLALAFTPAAYFALAVLGLSVIASLAGGSLTKGLIGAGLGLMISTVGTDPVSGVPRFTFATPELLGCIRPILVMVGLFAVAEMLVQIGEPAWARAEARDTRLTLPGLSMMRRLLLAQAIGCGIGTVEGVTPGAGGTIAAFMAYNEARRRSKEPEAFGKGAPEGVAAPEAANNVVTATALVPLLSLGIPGSNSAAVLLGGFLVHGLTPGPLLFEKAPKVVWGLYGGLLAANIAMLLLGLVILTPALWLVNRPKPYLLAAILCLIVSGVYAIEQSLFDVGLVLGFGVLGYLLRLAGVPVLPLVLGVVLGFMLESNYRRSLVISGGDHAVFVEDPVAATLLAAAAALTLWSLWSEFRRKT from the coding sequence GTGACCATCCTGTTCGCCTTCGCCGGCTGTCTCTGGGGGATCCTCGGCGGCGCGCTCCCCGGACTCTCGCCCTCGATCGCGATGGCGCTGCTCCTGCCCTTCACCTACGGGATGGAGCCTGTCCCGGCGATCGTGCTGCTCGCCTCCGTCTATGTCGGGGCGGAGTATGGCGGCTCGATCCGGGCAATCCTGATCCGAACGCCGGGAACGAACGCCTCCGCCGCGATCGCGCTCGACGGGTTCGAGATGGCGCGGCAGGGCCGCGGCGGCGAGGCACTCGGCATCTCGCTCGTCTCCGGCCTCGTCGGCGGGCTGTTCGGCCTCGCGGTGCTCGTGCTCGCGACCGAGCCGCTGGCGCGGCTCGCGCTCGCCTTCACGCCGGCGGCCTATTTCGCCCTCGCCGTGCTCGGCCTCTCCGTCATCGCCTCGCTCGCCGGCGGCTCGCTGACCAAGGGGCTGATCGGCGCCGGGCTCGGGCTGATGATCTCGACCGTCGGCACCGATCCCGTCTCCGGCGTCCCGCGCTTCACCTTCGCGACGCCTGAGCTCCTCGGCTGCATCCGGCCGATCCTCGTGATGGTCGGCCTGTTCGCGGTGGCGGAGATGCTGGTGCAGATCGGCGAGCCGGCCTGGGCGAGAGCCGAGGCGCGCGACACGCGGCTGACGCTTCCGGGCCTCTCGATGATGCGGAGGCTCCTGCTCGCGCAGGCGATCGGCTGCGGCATTGGCACCGTCGAGGGGGTGACGCCCGGCGCGGGCGGCACGATCGCGGCGTTCATGGCCTATAACGAGGCGCGCCGCAGGTCGAAGGAGCCGGAAGCCTTCGGCAAGGGGGCGCCCGAGGGCGTGGCGGCGCCGGAGGCGGCGAACAATGTCGTCACCGCCACCGCTCTCGTGCCGCTTCTCTCGCTCGGCATCCCCGGCTCCAACTCGGCAGCGGTCCTGCTCGGCGGCTTCTTGGTGCACGGTCTGACGCCAGGGCCGCTGCTGTTCGAGAAGGCGCCCAAAGTCGTGTGGGGACTCTATGGCGGCCTGCTCGCGGCGAACATCGCCATGCTTCTGCTCGGCCTCGTGATCCTCACCCCCGCGCTCTGGCTCGTGAACCGGCCGAAGCCCTACCTGCTCGCCGCCATCCTCTGCCTGATCGTGTCGGGCGTGTACGCGATCGAGCAGAGCCTGTTTGATGTCGGCCTCGTGCTCGGCTTCGGCGTTCTCGGCTACCTGCTTCGGCTTGCGGGCGTGCCGGTCCTGCCGCTCGTTCTCGGCGTCGTGCTCGGCTTCATGCTCGAGAGCAACTACCGCCGCAGCCTCGTCATCTCCGGCGGCGACCACGCCGTGTTCGTCGAGGACCCGGTGGCGGCCACCCTGCTCGCGGCCGCGGCAGCGCTCACCCTTTGGTCGCTTTGGTCCGAGTTCAGGAGGAAGACATGA
- a CDS encoding tripartite tricarboxylate transporter TctB family protein produces MSRAADLALGASALALAGGYAAMASALPVSLLSDSVGPGGVPLMIAGLMASAGAVLMLRAALVAPGAASERPHHRRTAGLAGLVALYVLAVPLLGYPPALGLLGAAVAWFAGARGVSPALFAAGLAGVFSLMFVVVLGIPFPVGSLFGGL; encoded by the coding sequence ATGAGCCGCGCGGCCGACCTCGCGCTCGGCGCCTCAGCCCTCGCTCTCGCCGGCGGCTATGCCGCGATGGCCTCGGCGCTTCCGGTGAGCCTGCTGTCCGATTCGGTCGGCCCCGGCGGCGTGCCGCTGATGATCGCCGGGCTGATGGCGAGCGCGGGGGCTGTGCTGATGCTGCGGGCCGCCCTCGTCGCCCCTGGCGCGGCCAGCGAGCGGCCTCATCACCGCCGCACCGCCGGCCTCGCGGGCCTCGTTGCGCTCTACGTGCTCGCCGTGCCCCTGCTCGGCTACCCGCCCGCGCTCGGCCTGCTCGGCGCCGCCGTCGCCTGGTTCGCTGGGGCGCGCGGGGTCTCGCCCGCCCTGTTCGCGGCCGGCCTCGCCGGCGTCTTCTCGCTGATGTTCGTCGTCGTGCTCGGAATCCCGTTCCCGGTCGGCTCCCTGTTCGGCGGCCTCTGA